The Methanothrix soehngenii GP6 genome has a window encoding:
- the pdxS gene encoding pyridoxal 5'-phosphate synthase lyase subunit PdxS yields the protein MELENLRFGTELLKRGFAKMQKGGVIMDVTTPEQAIIAEEAGAVAVMALHAVPADIRKMGGVARMADPLVIESIIEAVTIPVMAKARIGHFVEAQILEALGVDMVDESEVLTPADEFHIEKTKFTIPFVCGARNLGEACRRIKEGAAMIRTKGEAGTGDVSQAVLHMRMILGQIRSLKGMDDLQLMKVAREIEADLDLVRECAQMQRLPVVNFAAGGVATPADAALMMQLGADGVFVGSGIFKSESPEAMARAIVEAVHHYDDPAHLAKVSKGLGAAMKGLDAASIPEAEALQTRGW from the coding sequence ATGGAACTTGAAAATCTTCGATTTGGTACGGAACTGCTCAAACGTGGTTTCGCAAAGATGCAGAAAGGGGGAGTGATCATGGATGTCACAACCCCTGAACAGGCCATAATAGCAGAAGAAGCAGGTGCTGTTGCGGTAATGGCCTTACATGCCGTTCCCGCTGACATCAGGAAGATGGGTGGAGTGGCCAGGATGGCAGATCCCCTGGTCATTGAGTCGATCATAGAGGCGGTGACCATTCCCGTCATGGCAAAGGCCAGGATCGGCCACTTCGTTGAGGCCCAGATACTGGAAGCACTGGGCGTGGATATGGTGGATGAGTCCGAGGTCTTGACGCCTGCTGACGAATTTCATATCGAGAAGACGAAATTCACCATTCCTTTCGTCTGCGGAGCCCGGAACCTGGGAGAGGCCTGCCGGCGGATAAAGGAGGGGGCAGCCATGATCAGAACCAAGGGTGAAGCAGGAACCGGAGATGTGAGCCAGGCGGTCTTGCATATGCGCATGATCCTGGGCCAGATCAGGAGCCTGAAGGGAATGGACGATCTTCAGCTGATGAAAGTGGCCAGGGAGATCGAGGCCGATCTGGATCTGGTCAGGGAGTGCGCCCAGATGCAGCGTCTACCGGTGGTCAACTTCGCTGCCGGTGGGGTGGCAACGCCTGCAGATGCTGCTCTCATGATGCAGCTGGGCGCTGACGGGGTCTTCGTGGGCTCGGGAATATTCAAGTCAGAGAGCCCGGAGGCGATGGCCAGAGCGATAGTGGAGGCGGTGCATCATTATGATGATCCTGCTCATCTGGCTAAGGTCTCAAAGGGTCTGGGGGCGGCCATGAAGGGGCTGGATGCGGCTAGCATTCCCGAAGCTGAAGCCCTGCAGACGAGAGGCTGGTAG
- a CDS encoding phosphoglycerate kinase codes for MEDVKLDNKRVLVRVDFNSPMDPSGNILDDKRIKSHLDTLRALEDCRVVLMAHQSRAGKKDYTTMEAHARSATRLLRRDVAYIDDIFGSHAREAIRSLMPGEVLLLENTRFYAEENMNRTPADHAKSHMVKRLAPLFDLFINDAFAVSHRSHCSVVGFTEVLPSIAGLLMDKEITALDKGLKGDEHPTIYSLGGTKADDSIKVIENVLRRGGADKILTSGVVATVFLMAAGINVGEANRKFVEDQEYLEQIPVAAKLLAEYPDKIAMPVDVALNKNGERIDVAVSALSNDLPIADIGLETIVDYSKELKDARVTVMNGPAGIFEQEKFKLGTSELLKASAESDYSIAGGGHSVAAIEQLGLESKFSHVSMGGGASITYLSGEPLPGIEALKKYALKVRKA; via the coding sequence ATGGAAGATGTCAAACTCGATAATAAAAGGGTCCTGGTTAGAGTCGACTTCAACTCCCCCATGGACCCGAGCGGAAATATCCTGGATGACAAGCGGATCAAGAGCCATTTAGATACTTTGCGTGCTCTGGAGGATTGCCGGGTGGTCCTCATGGCCCATCAGAGCAGGGCGGGAAAGAAGGACTATACCACCATGGAAGCCCATGCCCGCTCTGCCACCAGACTCCTTCGACGCGATGTTGCCTATATCGATGACATCTTCGGCTCTCATGCTCGAGAGGCCATAAGATCCCTAATGCCAGGGGAGGTTCTTCTCCTGGAGAACACCCGCTTTTATGCAGAAGAGAACATGAACCGCACGCCTGCCGATCATGCTAAAAGCCATATGGTGAAGAGGCTGGCTCCTCTATTCGATCTGTTCATAAATGACGCTTTTGCCGTCTCCCATCGCTCTCATTGTTCTGTAGTCGGATTCACCGAGGTTCTGCCCAGCATTGCCGGCCTTCTGATGGACAAAGAGATCACTGCTCTGGACAAAGGGCTGAAGGGCGATGAGCATCCCACGATCTACTCATTAGGAGGTACCAAAGCGGACGACTCCATCAAGGTGATAGAGAATGTGCTGCGGCGCGGCGGAGCGGACAAGATTCTGACCTCCGGGGTTGTAGCTACTGTCTTCTTGATGGCAGCAGGAATCAATGTTGGTGAAGCCAATCGAAAGTTCGTAGAGGATCAGGAGTATCTTGAGCAGATACCGGTTGCAGCTAAGCTTCTGGCAGAGTATCCGGACAAGATCGCAATGCCGGTGGATGTGGCCCTGAATAAGAATGGAGAGAGGATCGACGTCGCAGTCTCCGCCCTTTCCAACGATCTGCCTATAGCGGACATAGGTCTGGAGACCATAGTCGATTATTCCAAAGAGCTAAAGGATGCTCGGGTTACAGTCATGAACGGGCCGGCAGGGATATTTGAGCAGGAGAAGTTCAAATTGGGGACATCTGAGCTCCTGAAGGCCTCAGCCGAGTCGGACTACTCCATCGCCGGCGGAGGGCATAGCGTGGCCGCCATCGAACAGCTGGGGCTGGAGTCCAAGTTCTCTCATGTGAGCATGGGCGGCGGTGCGAGCATCACCTACCTATCGGGAGAGCCCCTGCCGGGAATTGAAGCCCTGAAAAAGTACGCTCTAAAAGTACGCAAGGCTTAG
- a CDS encoding COG1361 family protein — MMMGIAIFLVILVPTIFYLFPTGEDTKSSISLSSDQDSGIENPSVSSPARTEKEDPQSSSSEPVLRIASSDVSLLAVVNSSPNLSQVHLENNGITKLHRIKVTDRDRSLGTLSELDPGEKKVLSISGRAEKLSVFALDPTGLEIQGRVKYNSTKQEKNASEDVGLETIFDPLLFSMSIPAGGAIPAGGAIPAEAEVPIAEEPVIPAIPQNSSSTSIALNISVNRSACLAGEAISYRCLATNIGQDELSDVRITCAGKLASTGFLTPHKELELDGILLVENNTRLLAEASAKDGKGNIYTNNTSIDIRMISPQINLLLEAPELVHRGENASILIRIENSGEDNLTDLKVDDGFGEVARIPALAAGEAKTVQQNRTILHSLPYEVMVSARDEVGGEVYSSQSQTIAVMNSSLEIQSESTQVATYPGEPAEVTWILENTGQETLFNVTLQGNGTDCILPQMLPGRSVRMAAIYSKNDSTWINVTARGMDGRGFETTTNGSVLLRAIKPGISLKVMPEKIEAAPGDEAEISCLVTNSGEDRLREVVLTLDGAKLSSLGDLEPGEFRVVQARPLIEENSTLQFAVAGEDSQGEVWSDRMAVEAMTVTTAIRVFASASPSAVAPGGTSSITCTVANMGSVPLYSIFVISESLGPLGSIDILSPKHQKTITAKKSISRGGEDTITAEGFTMDRSSVRGEYNLNLALIEGASAEGSVKPSDDYPDYNVRMVPARVSYGNSSLPFNLPEEKSTITQVSGKMARDVEQSAKKSDNAVVEGVSNLLRYVETLLGISDIVGADKDATNESEADETISPESAHEDEPTAVPSINMSTQPESKEKNLSGQENYELSIEGVKSSEHGAIAILDVNAQPSQPAAEEDVKVTVHIKSPSPITDASVKYGLSDAPLTRQSMKGIDRVYDTKMVLESGDEMDGYWSSTIPGRSAGTYMPLSVWMTDGSSTAEGGPYLIHWSTVNVAPDAKREESTSSTLNKKLFIESSSVKGEGEVSIKDNFNGVAMNYNENMMGSGSISMESQRSIERRQSIDNFTETKDLVFTGGSLKGHKTVESPRFDGGMGASVSERYNLSHVDRSESSSVSSAGYANNTLNFKTEQAFNGTWNIQTKYAKLFKKVKADQQYKGSFQTEKDIQFKDGK; from the coding sequence ATGATGATGGGCATCGCCATATTTCTGGTTATTCTAGTTCCGACCATATTCTATCTTTTTCCCACAGGAGAAGATACTAAATCCTCCATTTCTCTCTCTTCTGACCAGGATTCTGGTATTGAGAATCCCTCTGTCAGCTCCCCGGCAAGAACCGAAAAAGAAGATCCTCAAAGCAGTTCTTCTGAGCCGGTGTTGAGGATTGCTTCCTCAGACGTCTCCCTGCTGGCAGTGGTCAACTCCAGCCCGAATCTATCCCAGGTCCACCTGGAGAACAACGGCATCACAAAGCTTCATAGGATCAAGGTGACGGATCGGGATAGATCCCTGGGCACCCTCTCCGAGCTCGACCCGGGGGAGAAGAAGGTCCTGTCCATAAGCGGCAGAGCGGAAAAGCTATCGGTCTTCGCTCTGGATCCAACCGGCCTGGAGATTCAGGGCCGGGTCAAATACAACTCCACAAAGCAAGAAAAGAATGCATCCGAGGATGTCGGCCTAGAGACGATATTCGATCCGCTTTTATTTTCCATGTCCATTCCCGCCGGTGGCGCCATTCCCGCCGGTGGCGCCATTCCGGCGGAGGCGGAAGTACCAATAGCAGAAGAGCCTGTCATTCCAGCCATCCCCCAGAACTCCAGCTCCACTTCTATAGCTCTGAATATATCAGTAAATAGATCGGCCTGCCTGGCAGGAGAGGCGATAAGCTACCGATGCCTGGCCACAAACATTGGCCAGGATGAGCTCTCCGATGTTCGCATCACCTGTGCGGGCAAGCTCGCATCCACTGGTTTTCTCACTCCGCACAAGGAGCTGGAGCTGGATGGCATTCTGCTGGTCGAGAATAACACCCGCCTCCTGGCCGAGGCCAGCGCCAAGGATGGCAAGGGCAATATCTATACCAACAACACAAGCATCGATATCCGCATGATCTCCCCTCAGATCAACCTCCTGCTGGAGGCTCCGGAGCTTGTTCACCGGGGGGAGAACGCCTCCATCCTGATCCGGATCGAGAATAGCGGTGAGGATAATCTGACCGACCTGAAGGTCGATGATGGATTCGGAGAGGTGGCCCGGATTCCTGCACTCGCGGCAGGAGAGGCCAAGACAGTGCAACAGAATAGGACGATTCTCCACAGCCTGCCTTATGAGGTCATGGTATCCGCCCGGGACGAGGTCGGTGGAGAGGTCTATTCCAGCCAGAGCCAGACGATTGCAGTGATGAACTCATCGCTCGAGATTCAGAGCGAGAGCACGCAAGTGGCCACATATCCCGGAGAGCCGGCAGAGGTGACCTGGATCCTGGAGAACACTGGCCAGGAAACACTGTTCAATGTCACGCTGCAAGGGAACGGAACGGACTGCATTTTGCCCCAGATGCTCCCGGGAAGATCGGTACGAATGGCCGCCATCTACAGCAAGAATGACAGCACCTGGATCAATGTCACCGCCAGGGGAATGGACGGCCGCGGCTTTGAGACCACCACCAATGGAAGTGTGCTCTTGAGGGCCATCAAGCCTGGAATTAGCCTGAAAGTCATGCCTGAAAAGATCGAGGCTGCACCGGGTGACGAAGCAGAGATCAGCTGTCTGGTCACCAACTCCGGCGAGGACCGATTGAGGGAGGTGGTCCTCACCCTGGATGGCGCAAAGCTCAGCTCATTGGGCGATCTTGAGCCGGGAGAGTTCAGAGTGGTCCAAGCAAGGCCGCTCATCGAGGAGAACAGCACCCTGCAGTTCGCCGTTGCTGGAGAAGACTCCCAGGGCGAGGTCTGGTCCGACCGGATGGCAGTTGAGGCGATGACGGTCACAACGGCGATCCGGGTCTTTGCAAGCGCCTCGCCCTCGGCCGTGGCCCCCGGAGGCACGAGCAGCATCACCTGCACCGTGGCCAATATGGGAAGCGTGCCACTGTACAGCATCTTCGTCATAAGCGAGAGTTTAGGCCCGCTGGGCAGCATAGACATCCTCTCCCCCAAGCACCAGAAGACGATCACTGCGAAAAAGTCGATCAGCAGGGGTGGAGAAGACACCATAACCGCCGAGGGCTTCACCATGGACAGGAGTTCGGTGCGGGGAGAGTATAATCTGAACCTGGCCCTGATAGAGGGCGCATCTGCTGAAGGGAGTGTCAAGCCATCGGACGATTACCCAGACTATAACGTCAGGATGGTTCCGGCTCGCGTCAGCTATGGAAACAGCAGCCTGCCCTTCAACCTGCCAGAAGAGAAATCGACCATCACTCAGGTATCCGGAAAGATGGCTCGAGATGTGGAGCAATCCGCTAAGAAGTCCGACAACGCCGTGGTAGAAGGAGTCTCAAACCTCCTCCGTTATGTAGAAACGCTCTTGGGCATCTCCGACATCGTGGGAGCTGATAAGGATGCGACAAATGAGTCCGAGGCGGACGAGACCATTAGCCCCGAGTCTGCTCATGAGGATGAGCCGACAGCAGTGCCCTCTATTAATATGTCGACTCAGCCAGAATCTAAGGAGAAGAACCTGTCTGGCCAAGAAAACTATGAGCTGAGCATCGAGGGGGTGAAAAGCTCTGAGCACGGGGCGATCGCCATACTGGACGTGAACGCCCAGCCCAGCCAGCCGGCTGCAGAGGAGGATGTCAAGGTCACTGTTCATATAAAGAGCCCATCTCCAATAACGGATGCCTCTGTGAAGTACGGGCTCTCTGATGCACCATTGACCAGACAGAGCATGAAAGGAATAGACAGGGTATACGACACAAAGATGGTACTTGAGTCGGGAGATGAGATGGATGGATACTGGAGCAGCACCATACCCGGCAGATCGGCAGGCACCTATATGCCGCTCTCAGTTTGGATGACCGATGGATCGAGCACTGCTGAAGGCGGTCCTTATCTGATCCACTGGAGCACTGTCAATGTCGCTCCTGATGCGAAGAGAGAGGAGAGCACCTCCTCAACACTTAATAAGAAGCTATTCATTGAGTCCTCATCGGTAAAAGGCGAGGGGGAGGTCTCCATAAAGGACAACTTCAATGGAGTGGCGATGAACTACAATGAGAATATGATGGGCAGCGGATCGATATCCATGGAGAGCCAGAGGAGCATTGAGAGAAGGCAATCAATAGATAACTTCACCGAGACCAAGGATCTGGTTTTCACTGGCGGCAGCCTGAAAGGCCACAAGACCGTCGAATCGCCAAGGTTTGATGGCGGCATGGGTGCATCAGTCAGCGAGAGGTACAACCTGAGCCATGTGGACCGGTCTGAGAGCTCCAGCGTATCCAGCGCCGGCTATGCCAACAACACCCTGAACTTCAAGACCGAACAGGCCTTTAATGGAACCTGGAATATCCAGACCAAGTATGCCAAGCTCTTCAAGAAGGTCAAGGCAGATCAGCAGTATAAGGGCTCCTTCCAGACGGAGAAGGATATCCAGTTCAAGGACGGCAAGTAG
- a CDS encoding PD40 domain-containing protein, translated as MHKAIRLLIITAALLLAGAASGADFGKERPIAIIVGSEQLQPAIDEYVVAWSDNRSGNYDIFMYDLETGLERWVCIDPFFQISPAVSGERIVWQDMRSGNGDIYMYDVINKTESAITTAEGNQTQPDISGNRVVWADDRKGTYQIHLLDLSSRNEVEISSAKGEQIRPKISDDRIVWMDERSGDFDIYMYDISTGKESAVSTGPGDQSFPSVSKDIVAWADNRTGESDIAFMDLSSGKETTINKSGIQTDPRVYGRYIAYLNNHTDINLYDIETSADIALAPGSIKMEPAISERGVVWTDYRKGTNDPDIQMFDFEILADISITSGPFNHTNPSISEDSVVWTDNRDGNFNVYLFNITTGKETQITEDSFDHSSPDISNKNLIWTDMSLGNLQIFLRNLSTKETKQVTIDQSDHRYGMIDGNNIIWIDARSGGEQIYLYDIITGQEKQITAAQSLKLSPVIHQDRIVWIDSRSGEDKWDLYLYNLTTGEETAICTNPARQAQPWIWGDNVVWADGRNGNWDIYAYDLATNTERAVVIDTANQGNPVVHGNYLAWLDVRQGNSDIYLFDLRKGVEVPVATLPTQQTPNDGKGDPYQIKPYHSSKIISDNKIVWMDNSDGYSQIKMRYINSDPLLLLEADYPSTNGSLLVWSDNRRGNWNIYGFDFFTRSEKPITKGDYDQLYPKASGDIVVYSDYRSGDSDIYMTNIATGVESPVATGKRDQMWPSISGDLVVWQDNSSGNWDIYMKELSTDKTTPIYKGSGQQMYPAISGDLVVWQDSRNGDFDIYVKDLVNGTETKLTGDGDQLYPDISGYTIAWQDATTGDISYYFWDKKWGKTYPREGEQTNPVVSGNYIAYVDGSGEDTSIRKLDLASWKDELVQAGPGQAKPSMDKKLVWINTHSGKPRSVAVAAGQTSVISKVPGDQSHPVVGGNDQVGYYVAWMDNRTGDPDVYVYSLAQELELPLAASPYEDMYPDIRGNIIAWVARNPDNQYQIEDYWCIRTFDISIDNSTELVYGLENSTPISLSDDYLAYLRKTYFGWMVYSRPLYEKETAPESPPSGINVRAGGDYLVFQNNKAGSWDIFLWKQGMGTQPVSIVADPADQINASTDGRTVVWQDNRNGNWDIYAYDLNTSKEMQITTDSADQINPDVENGVIVWQDKRNGDWDIYVYDQNVGRETPICTDPGNQMEPRIRTGRIVWTDDRSGDKDIYIYENYMP; from the coding sequence ATGCATAAGGCAATTAGGCTTTTGATCATAACGGCGGCCCTCCTCTTGGCGGGAGCGGCCAGCGGGGCTGACTTTGGAAAGGAGCGTCCTATAGCGATCATTGTGGGCTCAGAGCAGCTGCAGCCTGCAATAGATGAATACGTCGTGGCCTGGTCGGATAACAGGAGCGGAAATTATGACATATTCATGTACGACCTGGAGACCGGCCTGGAGAGATGGGTTTGTATCGATCCCTTCTTCCAGATCAGTCCCGCCGTCTCCGGTGAACGCATCGTCTGGCAGGATATGCGCTCCGGTAACGGGGACATCTATATGTATGATGTCATCAACAAAACCGAGTCCGCGATCACCACCGCAGAGGGAAACCAGACTCAACCGGACATCAGCGGAAATAGAGTGGTCTGGGCAGATGACCGCAAAGGCACCTATCAGATCCATCTTCTAGACCTCTCCTCCAGAAATGAGGTGGAGATATCCTCTGCAAAGGGCGAGCAGATCAGGCCCAAGATCAGCGATGACCGAATTGTATGGATGGATGAGCGTTCCGGTGATTTTGATATCTATATGTATGACATCTCCACCGGCAAAGAATCCGCCGTTTCTACCGGTCCCGGTGATCAGTCGTTTCCCTCGGTCAGCAAAGACATCGTAGCCTGGGCAGACAACCGCACAGGAGAATCCGATATCGCCTTTATGGATCTGTCGAGCGGCAAGGAGACGACCATCAATAAATCAGGCATACAGACCGATCCCAGGGTCTATGGCCGCTACATCGCCTACCTCAACAACCACACGGACATCAATCTCTATGATATCGAGACCAGTGCAGATATCGCTCTTGCTCCAGGCAGCATCAAGATGGAGCCGGCGATCAGCGAACGAGGAGTGGTCTGGACCGATTACCGGAAAGGAACCAACGATCCGGACATCCAGATGTTCGACTTCGAGATACTGGCCGATATATCCATAACCAGTGGTCCTTTCAATCACACCAATCCCTCGATCTCCGAAGATAGTGTCGTTTGGACTGACAACAGAGACGGCAACTTCAATGTCTATTTGTTCAACATCACAACCGGAAAGGAGACGCAGATAACCGAGGACAGCTTCGATCACAGCAGCCCTGATATCAGCAACAAGAATCTGATCTGGACGGATATGAGCCTGGGAAATCTGCAGATATTCCTCCGCAACCTGTCAACCAAGGAGACCAAGCAGGTAACCATAGATCAGTCCGACCACCGCTATGGTATGATCGATGGAAACAACATCATCTGGATCGATGCGCGCTCAGGTGGAGAGCAGATCTACCTCTATGATATCATCACGGGCCAGGAAAAGCAGATCACTGCCGCCCAGTCCCTGAAGCTCTCCCCGGTGATCCATCAAGACAGAATCGTCTGGATCGATTCCCGCAGCGGCGAGGATAAATGGGATCTGTATCTCTACAACCTCACCACAGGTGAGGAGACGGCTATCTGCACCAACCCGGCGCGTCAGGCCCAACCCTGGATCTGGGGGGATAACGTGGTCTGGGCTGATGGCAGAAACGGGAACTGGGATATTTATGCTTATGACCTGGCCACCAATACGGAGAGAGCGGTGGTGATAGACACTGCAAATCAGGGGAACCCCGTGGTCCATGGCAACTACCTGGCCTGGCTCGACGTCCGGCAGGGGAATTCGGATATCTATCTGTTTGACCTGAGAAAAGGGGTGGAGGTGCCTGTTGCCACTCTTCCCACCCAGCAGACCCCTAACGACGGCAAGGGCGATCCCTATCAGATCAAACCCTATCACTCAAGCAAGATCATAAGCGACAACAAAATCGTGTGGATGGACAACAGCGATGGCTATTCGCAGATAAAGATGAGATATATCAACTCCGATCCGCTTCTGCTTTTAGAGGCTGACTATCCAAGCACCAACGGCAGCCTGCTGGTATGGAGCGATAACAGGAGGGGCAACTGGAATATCTACGGCTTTGACTTCTTCACCCGATCGGAAAAGCCCATAACCAAAGGGGATTACGATCAGCTCTATCCCAAGGCCTCGGGGGATATAGTGGTCTACTCGGACTACCGGAGCGGAGACTCAGACATCTATATGACGAACATTGCCACCGGCGTCGAGTCCCCTGTGGCTACCGGCAAACGCGACCAGATGTGGCCTTCCATCTCCGGCGACCTGGTGGTCTGGCAGGACAACTCCAGCGGCAACTGGGACATATATATGAAGGAGCTGTCCACGGACAAGACGACTCCCATCTACAAGGGATCGGGGCAGCAGATGTATCCAGCCATCAGCGGCGATCTGGTGGTCTGGCAGGATAGCAGAAACGGCGACTTCGATATTTATGTGAAGGATCTGGTCAATGGAACCGAGACCAAGCTCACTGGAGATGGAGACCAGCTCTATCCGGATATCTCCGGATACACCATTGCCTGGCAGGATGCCACGACGGGAGATATCTCTTATTACTTCTGGGACAAGAAATGGGGCAAGACCTATCCCCGGGAGGGAGAGCAGACCAACCCCGTGGTATCGGGCAATTATATCGCCTATGTGGACGGCTCGGGCGAGGACACTTCCATTAGGAAGCTGGACCTGGCCAGCTGGAAGGATGAGCTGGTCCAGGCAGGCCCAGGCCAGGCCAAACCGAGCATGGACAAGAAGCTGGTCTGGATCAATACCCACAGCGGTAAGCCAAGGTCAGTGGCAGTTGCCGCCGGCCAGACCAGCGTTATCAGCAAGGTCCCAGGAGATCAGAGCCATCCGGTTGTAGGAGGAAACGATCAGGTGGGCTACTATGTGGCCTGGATGGACAACCGCACCGGCGATCCCGATGTCTACGTCTACAGCCTGGCTCAGGAGCTGGAGCTGCCGCTTGCTGCCAGTCCCTACGAAGACATGTATCCGGATATAAGAGGAAACATCATCGCCTGGGTGGCCAGAAATCCGGACAATCAATACCAGATTGAGGACTACTGGTGTATCAGGACGTTTGACATATCCATAGACAACTCAACTGAGCTGGTCTATGGCCTGGAGAATTCCACCCCCATCTCCCTGAGCGACGATTACCTGGCCTATCTGAGAAAGACCTACTTCGGTTGGATGGTCTACTCCCGGCCCCTATACGAGAAGGAGACAGCACCTGAATCACCTCCTAGCGGCATCAATGTCCGGGCGGGAGGGGATTATTTGGTCTTCCAGAACAACAAGGCAGGAAGCTGGGATATCTTCCTCTGGAAGCAGGGCATGGGCACGCAGCCGGTGTCGATTGTAGCCGATCCTGCCGACCAGATCAATGCGTCGACGGATGGTCGCACCGTGGTCTGGCAGGACAACCGCAATGGAAACTGGGACATCTATGCCTACGACCTGAACACGAGCAAGGAGATGCAGATAACCACCGATTCAGCCGATCAGATCAATCCCGATGTAGAGAACGGGGTCATCGTATGGCAGGATAAGCGCAATGGAGATTGGGATATTTATGTCTACGACCAGAACGTTGGAAGGGAGACGCCCATCTGCACCGATCCTGGCAATCAGATGGAGCCGCGCATAAGGACTGGGAGGATCGTCTGGACGGACGACCGAAGCGGAGACAAGGATATATACATCTACGAAAACTATATGCCATAA
- the pdxT gene encoding pyridoxal 5'-phosphate synthase glutaminase subunit PdxT, producing the protein MPKIGVLALQGDVSEHVDALQRIGEGIDVLEVRKPGQIASCSALVLPGGESTTIVQQLNSSGLAGELEAAATTGLPILATCAGLVLISREIEGDNHVQPLGLMDIKISRNAFGPQRESFEADLDVEDMDRPYRAVFIRAPVVSEVGRDVQVLAKVGGLPVAVREKNLLGLAFHPELTDDMRFHQLFLKMLEA; encoded by the coding sequence GTGCCTAAAATAGGAGTGCTGGCCCTGCAGGGCGATGTCTCGGAGCATGTCGATGCTCTGCAGAGGATTGGGGAAGGCATAGATGTGCTGGAGGTCAGAAAGCCCGGCCAGATCGCATCCTGCTCCGCCCTGGTTCTGCCTGGCGGAGAGAGCACAACCATCGTCCAACAGCTGAATAGCTCCGGCCTGGCCGGGGAGCTGGAGGCAGCTGCGACGACGGGCTTGCCCATCCTTGCCACCTGCGCCGGTCTGGTGCTGATCTCCAGAGAGATAGAGGGCGACAATCATGTTCAGCCCCTGGGCCTGATGGATATCAAGATCAGCCGGAATGCATTCGGCCCTCAGAGGGAGTCCTTTGAGGCAGACCTGGATGTAGAGGATATGGACCGTCCTTATAGGGCGGTCTTCATCCGCGCCCCTGTGGTATCCGAGGTGGGACGAGATGTGCAGGTCCTGGCGAAGGTGGGTGGTTTGCCGGTCGCTGTCCGGGAAAAGAACCTGCTCGGCCTTGCCTTCCACCCTGAGCTGACGGATGATATGAGATTTCACCAGCTGTTTTTGAAGATGCTGGAGGCTTGA
- a CDS encoding pentapeptide repeat-containing protein — protein MTHNERSRDMSALAHVLASRIEIRNSVFLGRVNFINSIFREPLDLSGSTFRQEASFSSATFLAMVSFASAHFQEDALFDGTAFMKTADCSAASFQREITFAGASINKMRLSRAQISGQLSLQNAEFNRLEARWPVLCNHLRYDGETYLSLARNYRNLEWFEDADDCYYHYRRASQAGKSFAIREGENRKINWSKLLDGLAWISCGYGVRPRYTVFLSCFFILLFAFLYWQGMGIVVEPLNGSEYLQGQNEELTFLDNLYFSAMVFTAKTQVKWYPVGVYRYLATLEFILGWLLLALFLVSLGRTMIR, from the coding sequence TTGACTCACAATGAAAGGTCTCGGGATATGTCCGCTCTGGCCCATGTACTGGCCTCTCGCATCGAGATCAGGAACTCGGTTTTTTTAGGGAGGGTCAATTTCATCAATTCTATATTCCGCGAACCTCTTGACCTCAGCGGCTCGACCTTTCGCCAGGAGGCGAGCTTCTCTTCTGCTACCTTTCTGGCAATGGTCAGCTTCGCCTCTGCCCACTTTCAGGAGGATGCGCTCTTCGATGGGACGGCATTCATGAAGACAGCAGACTGTTCCGCGGCCAGTTTCCAAAGAGAGATCACCTTTGCAGGCGCTAGCATCAATAAAATGCGTCTCTCAAGAGCACAGATCTCCGGTCAGTTGTCCCTTCAAAACGCGGAGTTCAACCGTCTGGAGGCCAGATGGCCAGTGCTGTGCAATCACCTGAGATATGATGGCGAAACCTACCTCTCTTTGGCCAGGAACTACAGGAACCTGGAGTGGTTCGAGGATGCAGACGACTGCTATTACCACTACCGTCGCGCGAGCCAGGCGGGCAAGAGCTTTGCCATCCGGGAAGGGGAAAACCGAAAGATCAACTGGTCCAAGCTCTTGGACGGCCTGGCCTGGATCTCCTGCGGTTATGGGGTTCGGCCCAGATATACCGTCTTCTTGAGCTGCTTTTTCATCCTGCTGTTCGCATTTCTCTACTGGCAGGGAATGGGAATCGTGGTGGAGCCTCTGAATGGATCTGAATACCTCCAGGGTCAAAACGAGGAGCTCACGTTCCTGGACAACCTATATTTCAGCGCCATGGTCTTCACCGCCAAGACCCAGGTCAAGTGGTACCCAGTAGGAGTCTACCGCTACCTGGCCACATTGGAGTTCATCCTGGGCTGGCTGCTCCTTGCTTTATTCCTTGTGAGCCTTGGCCGGACGATGATCCGTTAG